One Coffea arabica cultivar ET-39 chromosome 5c, Coffea Arabica ET-39 HiFi, whole genome shotgun sequence DNA window includes the following coding sequences:
- the LOC113690894 gene encoding protein transport protein Sec61 subunit gamma-1 — protein sequence MDALDSVFDPLRDFAKDSVRLVKRCHKPDRKEFTKVATRTAIGFVVMGFVGFFVKLIFIPINNIIVGAS from the exons ATGGACGCTTTGGATTCAGTATTCGATCCGCTGAGAGACTTCGCCAAGGATAGCGTTCGTCTCGTCAAGAGATGCCACAAGCCCGATCGGAAAG AATTTACGAAGGTGGCGACGCGGACGGCGATCGGGTTCGTGGTGATGGGATTTGTGGGGTTTTTCGTGAAATTGATCTTCATTCCCATTAACAACATCATCGTGGGAGCTTCTTAA
- the LOC140007404 gene encoding uncharacterized protein translates to MTTSWLRLIVALAICLMATIVAADDKKPYSYASPPPPPYYYSSPPPLPYYYKSPPPPSPSPPPPYYYKSPPPPSLPPPPPYYYKSPPPPSPSPPSPYIYKSPPPPSPSPPPPYYYKSPPLPSPSPPPPYIYKSPSPSPPYINKSPQPPSPSPPPPYYYKSPPPPYIYKSPPPPSPSSPPPHIYKSPSPPSPSPPLPYYYKSSLSPSPPPPPPYIYKSPPPPSPSPPPPYIYKSPPPPSPSPPPPNVYKSPPPPSLSPPPTYYYKSPPPPSPSPPPPYFYKSPPRPSSPPAPPYKSPPPPSPSTPPPYYYKSPPPPSPSPLPSYYYKSPPPPSPSPPPPYYYSSPPPSSPSPPPPYYYKSPPPPSPSPPSPSPPPPYYYSSPPPSSPSPQSPHYYKSPPPPSPSPPPPYYYKSPPPPSPSPLPPYYYNSPPPLSPSPPPPYYYKSPPPQSQSAPPP, encoded by the coding sequence ATGACAACATCTTGGCTAAGGCTAATTGTTGCCTTGGCAATATGTTTGATGGCCACAATCGTGGCTGCTGATGACAAAAAACCGTACTCTTATGcatctccaccaccaccaccatacTACTATAGTTCTCCACCCCCTCTACCCTACTATTACAAGTCACCACCTCCTCCATCGCCGTCACCTCCCCCTCCATATTATTATAAGTCTCCACCACCTCCTTCACTTCCACCACCACCGCCTTACTACTATAAGTCACCACCTCCCCCATCTCCTTCACCTCCTTCTCCCTATATCTACAAGTCTCCACCACCTCCCTCACCTTCACCTCCACCGCCTTACTACTACAAGTCACCTCCACTACCATCTCCTTCACCTCCTCCTCCTTACATTTACAAGTCACCATCTCCTTCACCTCCCTATATCAACAAGTCTCCACAACCTCCCTCACCTTCACCTCCACCACCTTACTACTACAAGTCACCTCCACCTCCTTACATTTACAAGTCACCACCTCCACCTTCTCCCTCATCTCCTCCACCACATATATATAAGTCTCCATCACCTCCCTCACCTTCACCACCACTGCCTTACTACTACAAGTCATCTCTATCACCATCTCCTCCACCTCCTCCACCTTACATCTACAAGTCACCACCTCCACCTTCTCCCTCGCCTCCTCCACCTTATATCTATAAGTCTCCACCACCTCCATCACCATCACCACCACCTCCAAATGTTTACAAGTCACCTCCACCTCCTTCTCTTTCTCCACCCCCAACATATTATTATaaatcaccaccaccaccatcgCCATCACCTCCACCTCCTTACTTCTATAAGTCTCCACCACGTCCCTCATCGCCACCCGCGCCACCATATAAatctccaccaccaccatccCCATCAACTCCACCTCCCTATTACTATAAGTCACCACCACCTCCTTCCCCATCACCTCTCCCTTCTTACTACTATAAGTCTCCACCTCCTCCATCACCATCACCTCCACCTCCTTATTACTACAGTTCTCCACCACCATCATCTCCATCACCTCCACCACCGTATTACTATAAGTCACCACCTCCTCCATCACCATCACCTCCATCACCATCACCTCCACCTCCTTATTACTACAGTTCTCCACCACCATCATCCCCGTCACCTCAGTCACCCCATTACTATAAGTCACCACCACCTCCTTCCCCATCACCTCCACCACCTTATTACTATAAGTCTCCACCACCACCTTCTCCATCACCACTGCCACCATACTATTACAATTCACCACCACCACTTTCTCCATCACCTCCACCACCATATTACTATAAATCACCACCTCCTCAATCCCAATCAGCTCCACCTCCTTAA
- the LOC140007685 gene encoding putative F-box protein At3g47150 codes for MDETAFDHDQNHGSKFQPSRHRNGPLGYNAETDVERSRLPTTTTQQLPNDFVFGLLMKLEKVKNLHKYKCISKSWCSIINSPQFSASYRSFHRGGLPISIPERIAGLRQLSFYYSSVLVEEQPIEPFFCRFKMPVSKFFGGITEVINGITCVFYQNVVFVCNVCTGEKMILPDLVFRDHNSVNTSTKLFLGYDASNSGVYKLLKLRKVERQGTDFDELEAEILTLGCGSCSRREVLQPVAGIVVDGIFSTGY; via the exons ATGGATGAAACAGCATTCGATCATGATCAAAACCATGGTTCAAAGTTTCAGCCAAGTCGTCACCGGAATGGACCCCTCGGATACAATGCCGAAACTGATGTGGAACGGTCCCGGCTGCCTACGACCACGACC CAGCAGCTGCCCAATGATTTCGTCTTTGGTTTGCTGATGAAGCTTGAAAAGGTCAAGAACCTACACAAGTACAAATGCATTTCGAAAAGCTGGTGTTCAATCATCAACAGTCCTCAGTTCTCTGCCAGTTATCGAAGTTTTCATCGCGGTGGCCTTCCGATTTCCATCCCTGAACGCATTGCCGGTCTCAGACAACTCTCTTTCTACTACTCATCCGTTCTTGTTGAAGAGCAGCCCATAGAGCccttcttttgcaggtttaaaATGCCTGTGTCGAAATTTTTTGGTGGAATTACAGAGGTGATCAATGGGATCACTTGTGTTTTTTATCAGAACGTTGTGTTTGTCTGCAATGTTTGTACTGGAGAAAAGATGATTCTTCCAGACCTTGTTTTCCGAGATCATAATTCTGTTAATACTAGTACAAAACTCTTTTTGGGATATGATGCTTCTAATAGCGGGGTGTATAAATTGCTGAAGCTACGCAAAGTTGAAAGACAGGGCACTGATTTTGATGAGCTTGAAGCTGAAATTCTCACTCTTGGTTGTGGCTCTTGTTCACGGAGAGAAGTACTGCAGCCAGTGGCAGGAATTGTGGTTGATGGAATTTTTTCAACAGGGTACTAa